A genomic segment from Lutibacter sp. A80 encodes:
- the nhaA gene encoding Na+/H+ antiporter NhaA — translation MKYLSAQLKRFIKLETASSIILFLASIFAIIWANSSFGYIYEEIWFKKFTIGFANTDFHLSKSLILWINDGLMAVFFFVIGLEVKREILAGELTTIRKAALPVFAAFGGMAFPILIFVFLNQGKIGIEGWGVPMATDIAFTLGILKLLGKRVPIGLKIFLTAFAIVDDIGAVLVIAVFYSADIQWDLIGYAMLLFAGLSYLSYKEVYSKYFYFLIGCVVWILFLKSGIHPTIAGVLMAFTIPINRKVNVSQFLNTVKQQLSIFKEKTEEESKLLSYDQIHAIDSIENCSKKVHSPLQHLEHTLHGWVSYLIMPIFALANAGVVISFNGIEDAAHVVSNIALALVFGNTIGILLMSFISVKLKIADLPENVNFKHIFGISVLGGLGFTMSLFIANLAYVDEGVVTAAKMGIIIGSLISGLIGYFVLKFTLKPIK, via the coding sequence ATGAAGTACCTAAGCGCACAGTTAAAAAGATTTATTAAATTAGAAACAGCTTCAAGTATCATCCTTTTTTTAGCCTCAATTTTTGCAATAATTTGGGCAAATTCATCTTTTGGATATATATACGAAGAAATATGGTTTAAAAAGTTTACCATCGGCTTCGCAAATACAGATTTTCATTTATCAAAATCATTAATATTATGGATTAATGATGGATTAATGGCAGTTTTCTTTTTTGTAATTGGTTTAGAGGTTAAACGTGAAATTTTAGCAGGAGAACTTACAACAATAAGAAAAGCTGCACTACCTGTTTTTGCTGCTTTTGGAGGAATGGCATTTCCTATATTAATTTTTGTTTTCTTAAATCAAGGTAAAATAGGAATTGAAGGTTGGGGAGTTCCAATGGCTACAGATATTGCTTTTACTTTAGGAATATTAAAGTTGTTAGGTAAAAGAGTTCCAATTGGTTTAAAAATATTTTTAACAGCATTTGCAATTGTAGATGATATTGGGGCAGTATTGGTAATTGCCGTTTTTTATAGTGCAGATATTCAATGGGATTTAATTGGTTATGCAATGTTATTATTTGCTGGTTTATCCTATTTAAGTTATAAAGAGGTATATTCTAAATACTTTTATTTTTTAATAGGATGTGTGGTTTGGATTTTGTTTTTAAAGTCTGGAATTCACCCTACTATTGCAGGAGTTTTAATGGCATTTACAATTCCAATTAATAGAAAAGTTAATGTTTCTCAATTTTTAAATACAGTAAAACAACAATTATCAATATTTAAAGAAAAAACAGAGGAAGAAAGTAAGTTGCTTTCTTATGATCAGATACATGCAATTGACTCTATTGAAAACTGTTCTAAAAAAGTACATTCTCCTTTGCAACATTTAGAACATACTTTGCATGGTTGGGTGTCATATTTAATTATGCCTATTTTTGCATTGGCTAATGCAGGAGTTGTAATAAGTTTTAATGGTATTGAAGATGCAGCACATGTTGTTTCTAATATTGCTTTAGCATTGGTGTTTGGTAATACTATTGGTATCTTATTAATGAGTTTTATTAGTGTAAAGTTAAAAATTGCAGATTTACCTGAGAATGTTAATTTTAAACATATATTTGGTATAAGTGTATTGGGAGGTCTTGGATTTACGATGTCGCTATTTATTGCAAACTTAGCCTACGTAGATGAAGGTGTAGTTACTGCAGCAAAAATGGGAATTATTATTGGTTCTTTAATATCTGGATTGATAGGGTATTTTGTATTGAAATTTACATTAAAACCAATAAAATAA
- a CDS encoding DUF6146 family protein, whose amino-acid sequence MKNIIYLLISFFFAVGCSSITKTTNKDHQLPEEAVRIANDDLEYEIIIIDPGFKTYLLSIAKPANFYSQSYYETKNQFYVIEWNIRANNPSRYNSNIYENTINYDFNIDYGLDVNYKLFNYFKFVEYKYKQQF is encoded by the coding sequence ATGAAAAACATAATATACCTCTTAATTTCATTTTTTTTTGCTGTTGGATGTAGCTCCATAACAAAAACAACTAATAAAGACCATCAACTACCTGAAGAAGCTGTTAGAATTGCAAACGATGATCTAGAATACGAAATAATTATTATAGATCCAGGGTTTAAAACTTATTTACTAAGCATAGCTAAACCGGCTAACTTTTATTCGCAATCTTACTACGAAACAAAAAATCAATTTTACGTAATTGAATGGAATATTAGAGCCAATAACCCATCACGTTATAACTCTAATATATATGAAAACACAATTAATTACGATTTCAACATTGATTATGGATTAGACGTTAATTATAAATTATTCAACTATTTTAAGTTTGTTGAATATAAATACAAACAACAATTCTAA
- the corA gene encoding magnesium/cobalt transporter CorA, translating into MGKNKLTRKKSNPQNLIFTGNKYSNDFKMQLFSYNQNELIENSDFIETDFNGFTDTTKKYWLNTHAIHDVKQINSICKKTGIHDLVIQDILDVNQRPKFQQYEDYLFFTVKSLLPDDDLKIKVEQLSFILGKNFLISFQEKKADHFEHIRHRLRENIGISRERTSDFLLFLLLESILDNYFKTIDSIEEKIENIALIDINEDPSPEILNTIEFYKRQLHIIKKTIIPIRDFSIKIEREPFSLIQEKHIKYFFEIKDICLTLLDNCDKIETRLESNINLFFSIQGHRMNQVMKTLTVVSTIFIPLTFLAGIYGMNFTNIPELTWKWGYAAFWVLILIIFCLMLLYFKRKKWF; encoded by the coding sequence ATGGGTAAAAATAAACTTACTAGAAAAAAGTCGAACCCACAAAATCTTATTTTTACAGGTAATAAATATTCCAACGATTTTAAAATGCAGCTATTTAGTTACAATCAAAATGAATTGATTGAAAATAGCGACTTTATTGAAACAGACTTTAATGGATTTACAGATACAACCAAAAAATACTGGTTGAACACACACGCAATTCACGATGTAAAACAAATAAATAGCATTTGTAAAAAAACAGGAATTCACGATTTAGTTATTCAAGATATTTTAGATGTAAATCAACGACCTAAATTTCAACAATATGAAGATTATTTATTTTTTACAGTAAAATCGCTACTACCAGATGATGATCTTAAAATTAAAGTAGAACAATTAAGTTTTATTTTAGGAAAAAATTTTTTAATTTCTTTTCAAGAAAAAAAAGCAGACCATTTTGAACATATTAGACATAGGTTAAGAGAAAACATAGGGATTTCGCGCGAAAGAACCTCAGATTTTTTACTATTTCTTTTACTTGAATCTATTTTAGACAACTATTTTAAAACCATAGATTCTATAGAGGAAAAAATTGAAAATATTGCACTAATAGATATTAATGAAGATCCTTCACCTGAAATTTTAAACACCATAGAGTTTTACAAAAGACAATTACATATAATTAAAAAAACAATTATTCCAATACGAGATTTTTCAATTAAAATTGAACGAGAACCTTTTAGCCTTATCCAAGAAAAACATATTAAATATTTTTTTGAAATTAAAGATATATGCTTAACACTTTTAGACAATTGCGATAAAATTGAAACCCGATTAGAAAGTAACATTAATTTATTTTTTTCGATACAAGGACATAGAATGAATCAAGTTATGAAAACACTAACGGTTGTATCCACTATTTTTATACCGCTTACTTTTTTAGCAGGAATTTACGGTATGAATTTTACTAATATTCCAGAATTAACTTGGAAGTGGGGATATGCAGCTTTTTGGGTGTTAATTTTAATTATTTTTTGCTTAATGCTTCTTTATTTTAAACGAAAAAAATGGTTTTAA
- the rsgA gene encoding ribosome small subunit-dependent GTPase A, which translates to MKGVVTKSTGSWYTVFDENGGTIDCRLKGKFRIKGIKSTNPVAVGDYVTFEFEEGKDTGVINNIIDRKNYIIRKSVNLSKQTHIIAANIDIAFLLVTIDNPPTFTGFIDRFLATAEAYNITTVILFNKLDMYTDEELEKLAVLDAIYTDIGYKCIAISATKKVGVDEVKELMKDKTTMFSGHSGVGKSTLINTIEPTLNLKTKEVSKLHKQGMHTTTFAEMFHLSFGGFIIDTPGIKGFGVVDFEPHQITDYFPEFFKLKSECKFNNCMHINEPKCAIKKAVEDGDIAYSRYASYLQIVEGDEEHYRTDIYS; encoded by the coding sequence ATGAAAGGAGTTGTAACAAAATCGACTGGAAGTTGGTATACTGTATTTGATGAAAATGGAGGTACTATTGATTGTAGGTTAAAAGGTAAATTTAGGATAAAAGGAATTAAAAGTACAAATCCAGTTGCAGTTGGAGATTATGTTACATTTGAATTTGAAGAAGGGAAAGATACAGGGGTAATAAATAATATAATTGATAGAAAAAATTATATTATCCGTAAATCTGTTAATCTTTCAAAGCAAACACATATTATAGCTGCTAATATAGACATTGCCTTTTTATTAGTAACCATAGATAATCCACCAACGTTTACGGGTTTTATAGATCGATTTTTAGCTACTGCTGAAGCTTATAATATTACAACAGTAATTTTATTTAATAAATTAGACATGTATACTGACGAAGAGTTGGAGAAACTTGCAGTTTTAGATGCAATTTATACAGATATAGGCTACAAATGCATTGCTATTTCTGCAACAAAGAAAGTTGGTGTAGATGAAGTAAAAGAGTTAATGAAAGATAAAACTACAATGTTTTCTGGGCATTCAGGCGTTGGAAAATCTACTTTAATTAATACTATTGAACCTACATTAAACTTAAAAACAAAGGAAGTTTCTAAACTACATAAACAAGGAATGCATACTACCACATTTGCAGAAATGTTTCATTTAAGTTTTGGAGGATTTATTATTGATACACCTGGAATTAAAGGTTTTGGAGTGGTAGATTTTGAGCCACATCAAATAACAGATTATTTTCCAGAGTTTTTTAAACTAAAATCGGAATGTAAGTTTAATAATTGTATGCATATAAACGAGCCTAAATGTGCTATAAAAAAAGCTGTTGAAGATGGTGATATTGCCTATTCACGTTATGCAAGTTATTTACAAATAGTAGAAGGAGACGAAGAACATTACAGAACAGATATTTATAGTTAG
- the dtd gene encoding D-aminoacyl-tRNA deacylase → MKVVIQRVLEASVTVDANVLSEIKSGLVVLVGIVAEDTKEDIDWLVKKIVNLRIFNDENGVMNTSLKDINGEAIVVSQFTLQASTKKGNRPSYLKAAKPVIAIPLYNQFVNQFEIELGKKVGTGEFGADMKVALVNDGPVTIIIDTKQKE, encoded by the coding sequence ATGAAAGTAGTAATACAAAGAGTTTTAGAAGCCTCAGTTACAGTTGATGCAAATGTACTAAGTGAAATTAAAAGTGGGTTAGTTGTTTTAGTTGGAATTGTTGCGGAGGATACAAAAGAAGATATAGATTGGCTAGTAAAAAAAATTGTAAACCTCAGAATTTTTAATGATGAAAATGGTGTTATGAATACTTCATTAAAAGATATAAATGGAGAAGCAATTGTTGTAAGTCAATTTACGCTACAAGCAAGTACCAAAAAAGGGAACAGACCTTCTTATTTAAAAGCAGCAAAACCTGTAATTGCAATTCCGTTATACAACCAGTTTGTAAATCAATTTGAAATAGAATTAGGGAAAAAAGTTGGAACAGGTGAATTTGGGGCAGATATGAAAGTTGCTTTAGTAAATGATGGACCTGTAACTATTATAATAGACACTAAACAAAAGGAGTAG
- a CDS encoding DUF3857 domain-containing protein: MKKLRSAPFYFLLFFTLFSFSQDLNFNISKIPDSLKKDANSVIRFENFSLDIQSQRQMIYSVDAAITIYNKLADEFADITIYYNKGTNIKNVKAYVYNASGKEIKKIKKSDFKDFSASGGALYSDNRALYYNYTPIGYPYTIHYTYEVKTSNTAFIPPWFPVDSYRQSVQKSSYTIKCPSDIVLRKSENNFMDYQIKKTEGSEILKYFIQNVPAEDSEPYSPSIRELVPNVKFGVNKFNLEGVDGEANNWSEFGKWYYNNLLKSTFDLPESTKKEIQNLTSVTENPIEKAKIVYNYVQDKVRYISIQVGIGGFKPMLASEVDKLSYGDCKALTNYTKTLLDAAGVASNYTLIYGDRTKRDIDNEFLSHQGNHAVLNIPTNTGDLWLECTSQKTPFAEGGDFTDDRNALVISPEGGEIKRTKIYDDKENHQKIIGKYILNNNGAIKAIVNMVCSGIQFDNHIYYEGATSKELDELYKEFWSNINNITIDSIAIKNNKEEGRFEESIRFSAINYGLISGERMIVPINAFNVFEGVPKRIRNRKLPIVLSRGFYDVDEVEVELPDDYKIEAIAESVEIDSEFGMYKLTIEKVSDKILKYKREILIKSGNYPKDFYDNFRDFLKKIAKNDKSKIVLLKK; encoded by the coding sequence ATGAAAAAATTAAGAAGTGCCCCATTCTATTTTTTGCTTTTTTTTACCTTATTTTCCTTCTCACAAGACCTTAATTTTAATATTTCGAAAATACCAGATAGCCTTAAGAAAGATGCTAATTCTGTAATTAGATTTGAAAATTTTTCGTTGGATATTCAATCTCAACGTCAAATGATTTATAGTGTTGATGCAGCAATTACGATTTATAATAAATTAGCTGATGAATTTGCTGATATTACAATTTATTACAATAAAGGTACAAATATAAAAAATGTAAAAGCTTATGTTTACAATGCAAGTGGTAAAGAAATAAAGAAAATAAAAAAAAGTGATTTTAAAGATTTTAGTGCTTCTGGAGGAGCGTTGTATTCGGATAATAGAGCGTTGTATTATAATTATACTCCGATAGGTTACCCTTATACAATTCATTATACTTATGAGGTAAAAACATCTAATACAGCATTTATTCCACCTTGGTTTCCAGTAGATTCTTACAGGCAAAGTGTTCAAAAATCTAGTTATACTATAAAATGTCCCTCAGATATAGTTCTTCGTAAGTCTGAAAATAATTTTATGGATTATCAAATAAAAAAAACAGAGGGATCAGAGATTTTAAAATATTTCATACAAAATGTGCCAGCAGAAGATTCAGAACCTTATTCACCTTCAATAAGAGAATTGGTGCCTAATGTTAAATTTGGAGTAAATAAATTTAATTTGGAAGGTGTTGATGGTGAGGCAAATAATTGGAGCGAATTTGGTAAATGGTATTATAATAATTTGCTAAAAAGTACATTTGATTTGCCAGAATCTACAAAAAAAGAAATACAAAACTTAACAAGTGTAACTGAAAATCCAATTGAAAAGGCCAAGATTGTTTACAATTATGTGCAAGATAAAGTTAGGTATATAAGTATTCAAGTTGGTATTGGGGGTTTTAAACCAATGTTGGCTAGTGAGGTTGATAAATTAAGTTATGGAGATTGTAAAGCGTTAACAAACTATACTAAAACATTGTTAGATGCAGCTGGTGTTGCATCAAATTATACATTAATTTATGGAGATAGGACAAAGAGAGATATTGATAATGAATTTTTGTCACATCAAGGAAATCACGCAGTTTTAAATATACCAACTAATACCGGAGATTTATGGTTAGAGTGTACAAGTCAAAAAACTCCTTTTGCTGAAGGAGGAGACTTTACAGACGATAGAAATGCGCTTGTTATTTCGCCAGAAGGAGGAGAAATTAAACGTACAAAAATATATGATGATAAAGAAAATCATCAAAAAATTATTGGAAAGTATATTTTAAATAATAATGGAGCCATTAAAGCAATTGTTAATATGGTTTGCTCAGGAATTCAATTCGACAATCATATATATTACGAAGGAGCTACAAGTAAAGAGCTAGATGAATTATATAAAGAGTTTTGGAGTAATATAAACAATATTACAATTGATTCTATTGCTATTAAAAATAATAAAGAAGAAGGAAGGTTTGAAGAATCAATAAGATTTTCAGCTATTAATTATGGATTGATTAGCGGTGAGCGAATGATTGTTCCAATAAATGCATTTAATGTGTTTGAGGGTGTGCCTAAACGTATTAGAAATCGTAAACTACCAATAGTTTTAAGTAGAGGGTTTTATGATGTTGATGAAGTTGAAGTTGAGCTTCCTGATGATTATAAGATTGAAGCAATAGCTGAAAGCGTAGAGATTGATAGTGAATTTGGAATGTATAAATTAACTATTGAAAAAGTTTCAGATAAAATTTTAAAATATAAGCGAGAGATTCTTATAAAAAGTGGGAATTATCCGAAAGATTTTTATGATAATTTTCGTGATTTTTTAAAAAAAATAGCAAAAAACGATAAATCAAAAATAGTTTTATTAAAAAAATAA